A genomic region of Ictidomys tridecemlineatus isolate mIctTri1 chromosome 10, mIctTri1.hap1, whole genome shotgun sequence contains the following coding sequences:
- the Klhl12 gene encoding kelch-like protein 12 isoform X1, which produces MGGIMAPKDIMTNTHAKSILNSMNSLRKSNTLCDVTLRVEQKDFPAHRIVLAACSDYFCAMFTSELSEKGKPYVDIQGLTASTMEILLDFVYTETVHVTVENVQELLPAACLLQLKGVKQACCEFLESQLDPSNCLGIRDFAETHNCVDLMQAAEVFSQKHFPEVVQHEEFILLSQGEVEKLIKCDEIQVDSEEPVFEAVINWVKHAKKEREESLPDLLQYVRMPLLTPRYITDVIDAEPFIRCSLQCRDLVDEAKKFHLRPELRSQMQGPRTRARLGANEVLLVVGGFGSQQSPIDVVEKYDPKTQEWSFLPSITRKRRYVASVSLHDRIYVIGGYDGRSRLSSVECLDSTADEDGVWYSVAPMNVRRGLAGATTLGDMIYVSGGFDGSRRHTSMERYDPNIDQWSMLGDMQTAREGAGLVVASGVIYCLGGYDGLNILNSVEKYDPHTGHWTNVTPMATKRSGAGVALLNDHIYVVGGFDGTAHLSSVEAYNIRTDSWTTVTSMTTPRCYVGATVLRGRLYAIAGYDGNSLLSSIECYDPIIDSWEVVTSMGTQRCDAGVCVLREK; this is translated from the exons ATGGGAGGCATTATGGCCCCCAAAGACATAATGACAAATACTCATGCTAAATCCATCCTCAACTCAATGAACTCCCTCAGGAAGAGCAACACCCTCTGTGATGTGACATTAAGAGTAGAGCAAAAAGACTTCCCTGCCCATCGGATTGTGCTGGCTGCCTGTAGTGATTACTTCTGTGCCATGTTCACGAGTGAG CTTTCAGAGAAGGGGAAACCATATGTTGATATCCAAGGTTTAACTGCTTCTACCATGGAAATTCTGTTGGACTTTGTATACACAGAAACAGTCCACGTGACAGTAGAGAATGTACAAGAACTGCTCCCTGCAGCCTGTTTGCTTCAGCTGAAAG GGGTGAAGCAGGCCTGCTGTGAATTCTTAGAAAGTCAACTGGACCCTTCAAATTGCCTGGGTATCAGGGACTTTGCTGAAACTCACAATTGTGTTGACCTGATGCAAGCAGCTGAGGTTTTTAGCCAGAAGCATTTTCCTGAAGTGGTGCAGCATGAAGAGTTCATCCTTCTGAGTCAAGGAGAGGTGGAAAAGCTAATCAAGTGTGATGAAATTCAG GTAGATTCTGAAGAGCCGGTCTTTGAGGCTGTCATCAATTGGGTGAAGCATGCCAAGAAAGAGCGAGAAGAATCTTTGCCTGACCTGCTACAATATGTGCGGATGCCCCTACTGACGCCCAGGTACATTACAGATGTAATAGATGCTGAG CCTTTCATTCGCTGTAGTTTACAGTGCAGGGATCTAGTTGATGAAGCAAAGAAGTTTCATCTGAGGCCTGAACTTCGGAGTCAGATGCAGGGACCCAGGACAAGAGCTCGTCTAG GAGCCAATGAAGTGCTTCTGGTGGTTGGCGGCTTTGGAAGCCAGCAGTCTCCCATTGATGTAGTAGAGAAATATGACCCCAAGACTCAGGAGTGGAGCTTTTTGCCA AGCATCACTCGTAAGAGACGTTATGTGGCCTCAGTGTCCCTACATGACCGGATCTATGTAATTGGTGGCTATGATGGCCGTTCCCGCCTCAGTTCAGTGGAATGTCTAGACTCCACAGCAGATGAGGATGGGGTCTGGTATTCTGTGGCCCCTATGAATGTCCGACGAGGTCTTGCTGGAGCTACCACCCTGGGAG ATATGATATACGTCTCTGGAGGCTTTGATGGAAGCCGACGTCACACCAGTATGGAGCGATATGACCCAAACATTGACCAGTGGAGCATGCTAGGAGATATGCAGACAGCTCGAGAGGGTGCTGGACTAGTAGTGGCCAGTGGAGTGATCTACTGTCTAG GAGGATATGATggcttgaatattttaaattcagttgAGAAATATGATCCACATACTGGACACTGGACTAATGTTACACCAATGGCTACCAAGCGTTCAG gtgcTGGAGTAGCCCTTTTGAATGACCATATTTATGTGGTGGGGGGATTTGATGGCACAGCCCACCTTTCTTCAGTTGAAGCATACAACATTCGCACTGATTCCTGGACAACTGTCACTAGTATGACCACTCCGCGATGTTATGTAGGGGCCACAGTGCTTCGGGGGAGACTCTATGCAATTGCAGG ATATGATGGCAATTCCCTGCTGAGTAGCATTGAATGCTATGACCCAATCATCGACAGTTGGGAAGTAGTGACATCCATGGGAACCCAGCGCTGTGATGCTGGTGTGTGTGTTCTCCGAGAGAAATGA
- the Klhl12 gene encoding kelch-like protein 12 isoform X2, with product MQAAEVFSQKHFPEVVQHEEFILLSQGEVEKLIKCDEIQVDSEEPVFEAVINWVKHAKKEREESLPDLLQYVRMPLLTPRYITDVIDAEPFIRCSLQCRDLVDEAKKFHLRPELRSQMQGPRTRARLGANEVLLVVGGFGSQQSPIDVVEKYDPKTQEWSFLPSITRKRRYVASVSLHDRIYVIGGYDGRSRLSSVECLDSTADEDGVWYSVAPMNVRRGLAGATTLGDMIYVSGGFDGSRRHTSMERYDPNIDQWSMLGDMQTAREGAGLVVASGVIYCLGGYDGLNILNSVEKYDPHTGHWTNVTPMATKRSGAGVALLNDHIYVVGGFDGTAHLSSVEAYNIRTDSWTTVTSMTTPRCYVGATVLRGRLYAIAGYDGNSLLSSIECYDPIIDSWEVVTSMGTQRCDAGVCVLREK from the exons ATGCAAGCAGCTGAGGTTTTTAGCCAGAAGCATTTTCCTGAAGTGGTGCAGCATGAAGAGTTCATCCTTCTGAGTCAAGGAGAGGTGGAAAAGCTAATCAAGTGTGATGAAATTCAG GTAGATTCTGAAGAGCCGGTCTTTGAGGCTGTCATCAATTGGGTGAAGCATGCCAAGAAAGAGCGAGAAGAATCTTTGCCTGACCTGCTACAATATGTGCGGATGCCCCTACTGACGCCCAGGTACATTACAGATGTAATAGATGCTGAG CCTTTCATTCGCTGTAGTTTACAGTGCAGGGATCTAGTTGATGAAGCAAAGAAGTTTCATCTGAGGCCTGAACTTCGGAGTCAGATGCAGGGACCCAGGACAAGAGCTCGTCTAG GAGCCAATGAAGTGCTTCTGGTGGTTGGCGGCTTTGGAAGCCAGCAGTCTCCCATTGATGTAGTAGAGAAATATGACCCCAAGACTCAGGAGTGGAGCTTTTTGCCA AGCATCACTCGTAAGAGACGTTATGTGGCCTCAGTGTCCCTACATGACCGGATCTATGTAATTGGTGGCTATGATGGCCGTTCCCGCCTCAGTTCAGTGGAATGTCTAGACTCCACAGCAGATGAGGATGGGGTCTGGTATTCTGTGGCCCCTATGAATGTCCGACGAGGTCTTGCTGGAGCTACCACCCTGGGAG ATATGATATACGTCTCTGGAGGCTTTGATGGAAGCCGACGTCACACCAGTATGGAGCGATATGACCCAAACATTGACCAGTGGAGCATGCTAGGAGATATGCAGACAGCTCGAGAGGGTGCTGGACTAGTAGTGGCCAGTGGAGTGATCTACTGTCTAG GAGGATATGATggcttgaatattttaaattcagttgAGAAATATGATCCACATACTGGACACTGGACTAATGTTACACCAATGGCTACCAAGCGTTCAG gtgcTGGAGTAGCCCTTTTGAATGACCATATTTATGTGGTGGGGGGATTTGATGGCACAGCCCACCTTTCTTCAGTTGAAGCATACAACATTCGCACTGATTCCTGGACAACTGTCACTAGTATGACCACTCCGCGATGTTATGTAGGGGCCACAGTGCTTCGGGGGAGACTCTATGCAATTGCAGG ATATGATGGCAATTCCCTGCTGAGTAGCATTGAATGCTATGACCCAATCATCGACAGTTGGGAAGTAGTGACATCCATGGGAACCCAGCGCTGTGATGCTGGTGTGTGTGTTCTCCGAGAGAAATGA